In a genomic window of Candidatus Binatia bacterium:
- a CDS encoding nucleotidyltransferase family protein yields MTLGYGAMVAATAEDIRLLVRLAQRDVAGTERCLRARSASLDQLAEIATAQGLSVVLLRALADSPLRTALSRSHLEVLEGCRRRQEMRSQILLEALASLDERFASAGQPFVLLKGPYLAARFYGDVRGREFVDLDLLVPRADRARAFRLLAAVGYRRQSRSLFGAGLTSFFVHGFDFAAGEAHVDLHWYLSRQPSLHLDEPKIWARRSFYAVDGRSYAVLSDEHEVVFAALSLLRDLERGRPKIKNVVDLVQIVAATDAEIDWEALIESGRGDGTFGPLVNVLGLCLEVADAYDLAPRLGAALTCHAERRVPVRRADSPLQFRPARLGLGNKLWSARVYDATPAVWFFWWAASLPFRVAVHRWRR; encoded by the coding sequence GTGACCTTAGGGTACGGCGCCATGGTTGCGGCGACGGCAGAGGACATCCGGCTTCTCGTGCGCCTGGCCCAGCGGGATGTCGCGGGGACTGAGCGCTGCCTGCGCGCCCGCTCCGCCTCACTCGATCAGCTCGCCGAGATCGCCACGGCGCAGGGTCTCTCGGTGGTGCTGCTCCGAGCGCTGGCGGACTCCCCGCTGCGCACGGCGTTGTCCCGCTCGCACCTCGAGGTGCTGGAAGGGTGCCGCCGCCGGCAGGAGATGCGGTCGCAGATCCTCCTCGAGGCGCTGGCGAGCCTCGACGAGCGATTCGCGTCCGCCGGTCAGCCCTTCGTGCTGCTCAAGGGGCCCTATCTGGCGGCCCGTTTCTACGGCGACGTGCGGGGACGCGAGTTCGTCGACCTCGATCTCCTCGTCCCACGCGCCGACCGGGCACGCGCCTTCCGCCTGCTCGCGGCGGTGGGCTACCGCCGCCAATCACGATCACTGTTCGGCGCGGGACTCACCAGCTTCTTCGTGCACGGTTTCGACTTCGCCGCCGGTGAGGCCCACGTCGATTTACACTGGTACCTCTCCCGCCAACCGTCTCTGCACCTCGACGAGCCGAAGATCTGGGCACGGCGAAGTTTCTATGCGGTCGACGGACGGTCCTACGCAGTGCTCTCCGACGAGCACGAGGTGGTGTTCGCGGCACTCTCGCTGCTCCGCGACCTAGAGAGGGGGCGGCCGAAAATCAAGAACGTGGTCGACCTCGTCCAGATCGTCGCCGCGACCGATGCCGAGATCGACTGGGAGGCGCTCATCGAGAGCGGCCGCGGCGACGGCACCTTCGGGCCGCTGGTGAACGTCCTCGGGCTCTGCCTCGAGGTCGCCGACGCCTACGACCTGGCGCCGCGCCTCGGCGCCGCGCTGACGTGCCACGCCGAGCGCCGGGTCCCGGTTCGCCGCGCCGACTCGCCTTTGCAGTTCAGGCCGGCCCGCCTCGGTCTCGGCAACAAGCTCTGGTCGGCGAGAGTTTACGATGCGACGCCGGCCGTCTGGTTTTTCTGGTGGGCGGCGTCGTTACCCTTTCGCGTCGCTGTCCACCGATGGCGACGGTAA
- a CDS encoding CoA transferase has translation MGFKALAGVRVLEYGRGISAAYCSKLIADLGAEVIHLELPGRGDDTRRLPPFAGDAPHEEKSGLFLFLNTNKLGVTLNPRLPVGQEIFRRLVSTVDVVVEDWPPGHLEEMGLGYHDLRRLNPGLVMASISPFGRTGPYKDYKAHGLNISHVSGQGYMLPLPSPHLDRAPVKIGGNCTDYDSGQTTAVAILAALYSQHITGKGQLIEVSQQEAVLALQRVENVVFANGGEVLTRKGPEADHTITQMFLCKDGWVISVTVLDHQKQALAKLAESGEGPAQRSGEDSPEVWRERLAGWMSEHTTEEVCAKAQSLNCPMSPISSPEDVARSKQMNARGFFAEIQHPIAGKLNIPARLCHFSKTPFELERAAPLLGEHNEIIYRQRLGYGAKELRALKDTGVI, from the coding sequence ATGGGATTCAAAGCGTTGGCCGGCGTCAGGGTGCTGGAGTACGGCCGTGGAATCAGCGCAGCGTATTGCAGCAAGCTCATCGCCGACCTGGGCGCCGAGGTGATTCACCTCGAGTTGCCGGGACGAGGGGACGACACCAGGAGGCTGCCGCCGTTTGCCGGCGATGCGCCGCATGAGGAGAAGAGCGGCCTCTTTCTGTTCCTCAATACCAACAAGCTCGGCGTTACGCTCAATCCCCGGTTGCCCGTGGGTCAGGAAATCTTCCGCCGGCTGGTCAGCACCGTAGACGTTGTGGTGGAGGATTGGCCGCCGGGCCACCTGGAGGAGATGGGTCTCGGCTACCACGACTTGCGACGGCTCAACCCCGGGCTCGTCATGGCCTCGATCAGCCCGTTCGGGCGCACTGGGCCATACAAGGACTACAAGGCGCACGGCCTCAACATCTCCCACGTCTCGGGACAAGGCTACATGCTCCCGCTGCCTTCTCCGCACTTGGATCGCGCCCCGGTCAAGATCGGAGGCAACTGCACCGATTACGACTCCGGCCAGACCACCGCCGTCGCCATCCTGGCTGCCCTCTACTCGCAGCACATCACCGGCAAAGGACAGCTCATCGAGGTGTCGCAACAGGAAGCGGTCCTGGCGTTGCAGCGAGTCGAGAACGTGGTTTTCGCAAACGGTGGAGAGGTTTTGACCAGGAAGGGTCCCGAGGCGGACCACACGATCACCCAGATGTTCCTGTGCAAGGACGGCTGGGTCATTTCCGTGACCGTTCTCGATCATCAGAAGCAGGCGCTGGCAAAACTGGCTGAAAGCGGCGAAGGTCCGGCGCAACGATCGGGCGAAGACAGCCCCGAGGTCTGGCGCGAGCGGCTCGCGGGCTGGATGAGCGAGCACACGACCGAGGAGGTCTGCGCCAAGGCACAGTCCCTCAATTGCCCGATGTCGCCCATCAGTTCGCCCGAAGATGTGGCGCGATCGAAGCAGATGAACGCCAGGGGGTTCTTTGCCGAAATTCAGCACCCGATCGCGGGCAAGCTGAACATTCCCGCCCGGCTTTGTCACTTCTCCAAGACCCCGTTCGAGCTGGAGCGAGCCGCCCCGCTGCTCGGTGAGCACAACGAGATCATCTACCGCCAACGGCTCGGGTATGGGGCGAAGGAGTTGCGAGCACTGAAAGATACCGGGGTGATCTAG
- a CDS encoding ATP-grasp fold amidoligase family protein yields MSLFSERIQTRQRVWWAKPNKWRNRESYRHLFHRFQEIHGLRGKDDPEQQWHCCKLWQRSLSNKWNAREFAQRYGCSVPALYWHGRRAGALPLDALPTHFVIRPSWGTAGKGVYVLAHDRDLLHERAYSKDQLMAAVRQDQGWVSRFPILVEEFVKTEAGDHALPVAYKCYAFGATVGAIQVVQPTGRQAQHRFYTPSWDLFEDQMSPHNPPAAYVDPPRCLEEILACAKRLGVAYGTFVRADFYATDRGCVFGEFSSTPLNGREFTAFADKYFGELWDATFPDRT; encoded by the coding sequence GTGAGTTTGTTCTCTGAGCGCATCCAGACGAGACAACGGGTGTGGTGGGCCAAGCCCAACAAGTGGCGCAACCGTGAGAGCTATCGACACCTGTTCCATCGTTTCCAGGAGATTCACGGCCTGCGCGGCAAGGACGACCCGGAGCAGCAATGGCACTGTTGCAAACTCTGGCAACGCAGCTTGAGCAACAAATGGAATGCGCGGGAGTTCGCCCAAAGGTATGGCTGCAGTGTCCCGGCGCTCTACTGGCACGGCAGGCGTGCCGGAGCCTTGCCGCTCGATGCGCTCCCGACGCACTTCGTCATCCGCCCGAGTTGGGGAACCGCGGGAAAAGGCGTGTACGTGCTGGCGCATGACCGGGATCTTCTTCACGAGCGCGCGTACTCCAAAGATCAGTTGATGGCGGCAGTGCGGCAGGATCAAGGATGGGTCTCTCGGTTCCCCATCCTCGTGGAAGAGTTCGTCAAGACAGAAGCCGGCGACCACGCGCTCCCGGTTGCATACAAGTGCTACGCCTTTGGGGCGACGGTCGGAGCGATTCAAGTTGTGCAACCAACCGGACGTCAGGCACAGCATAGATTCTACACGCCCTCATGGGACCTCTTTGAGGACCAGATGAGCCCGCACAATCCTCCGGCTGCGTACGTCGACCCGCCTCGGTGCCTCGAGGAAATACTGGCGTGCGCGAAAAGGCTGGGGGTCGCGTATGGCACGTTTGTCAGAGCCGATTTCTATGCCACGGACAGGGGATGCGTCTTCGGAGAGTTCTCCTCGACTCCTCTGAATGGTCGCGAGTTCACCGCCTTTGCAGACAAGTACTTTGGGGAACTGTGGGACGCCACATTTCCAGATCGAACCTGA
- a CDS encoding alpha/beta hydrolase produces MQKLNRGGVALCFTEAGSGSPPLVLVHGWTCDHTFFGPQVEYFSRAHRVVAVDLRGHGESDKPQQDYAMAAFADDLAWLCGQIGLRKPVIIGHSMGGLIALELVARHPELPAAIVTMDSPILPPEGAFDAVAPFVTALRTPAYQEAQRQFVEQMLFIPTDDPARKARILDVMSSAPQHVMASAFENIVGFDQARAAAACKVPWLALFATHVFTDMPRLRAVCPHVVTGQTVGAGHFHQLEVPEQVNAMIERFLAVSLP; encoded by the coding sequence GTGCAGAAACTGAATCGTGGAGGAGTTGCGCTGTGTTTTACGGAGGCCGGGAGCGGGTCACCGCCGCTGGTCTTGGTGCACGGCTGGACGTGCGATCACACGTTCTTCGGGCCGCAGGTCGAGTACTTCAGCCGTGCGCACCGCGTCGTCGCGGTGGACCTGCGCGGTCACGGCGAGAGCGACAAGCCGCAGCAGGACTACGCCATGGCGGCGTTCGCCGACGACCTGGCGTGGTTGTGCGGACAGATCGGGCTGCGGAAACCGGTGATCATCGGGCACAGCATGGGCGGGTTGATTGCGCTTGAACTGGTTGCCCGTCATCCCGAGCTGCCCGCGGCGATTGTTACGATGGACTCGCCCATTTTGCCGCCGGAGGGGGCCTTTGATGCGGTGGCGCCTTTTGTGACGGCGTTACGCACTCCCGCCTATCAGGAGGCCCAGCGCCAGTTCGTCGAGCAGATGCTGTTCATCCCGACCGATGACCCGGCGCGCAAGGCGCGCATCCTGGACGTGATGTCCTCGGCACCGCAGCACGTCATGGCGTCGGCGTTCGAGAACATTGTGGGCTTCGATCAGGCCAGGGCCGCGGCCGCTTGCAAAGTTCCCTGGCTGGCCTTGTTCGCGACGCACGTGTTCACCGACATGCCACGCTTGCGTGCGGTCTGCCCGCACGTGGTTACCGGCCAGACGGTCGGTGCCGGACATTTCCATCAACTCGAAGTGCCGGAGCAGGTGAACGCGATGATCGAGCGCTTTCTGGCAGTGTCGCTGCCGTAG
- the cas2e gene encoding type I-E CRISPR-associated endoribonuclease Cas2e, which produces MTVVVTRDVAARFRGFLASCMLEIGPGVYTAPQMTRAVRERIWSVMEEWFAEVGGGSIVMTWRDPSLPGGQQVALLGSPPCELRRHNGVYLAKRRAASAEL; this is translated from the coding sequence ATGACAGTGGTAGTAACTCGTGATGTTGCGGCACGCTTCCGAGGTTTCCTGGCGTCGTGCATGTTGGAGATCGGGCCGGGAGTGTACACAGCGCCGCAAATGACACGCGCGGTTCGTGAGCGCATCTGGTCGGTCATGGAAGAGTGGTTCGCTGAAGTGGGTGGCGGCAGCATCGTCATGACCTGGCGTGATCCTTCGTTGCCAGGAGGCCAGCAGGTTGCTCTGCTCGGAAGCCCGCCTTGTGAACTCCGCCGCCACAACGGCGTGTATCTGGCGAAGAGACGGGCAGCGTCAGCGGAGCTCTGA
- a CDS encoding CoA transferase, protein MNNGPLSGVRVTEFTSAWAGPYATCLLGFLGAEVIKVESRKRLDHSRFTSFTTSTTFSGPDESPVFNNLNLNKLSVCLNLSQPKAVEIAKRLAGASDVVVENMRPGVIARLGLGYEAVKEVKADIIYLSSSACGQTGPDRENVGYAPNFAGAAGLSYVTGYPDWPPSELSGAVDLRSATTAAFAILVALLYRQRTGEGQYIDLSSQEAIAILNAGALMDFLMNQRVRTRAGNRHDTMAPHNCYRCRGQDTWISIAVADDQEWRALCGVIGRPELTQDERFSTAEARWKHQEAADQIVGEWTKDQSDYEAMHKLQAAGIAATPSLSNKALFEDPHLRERQVFLQVSHPVLGKDWVIAPPWRLSETPASVRSRSPLLGEHSQSVLEELLGMSREEIRRLEEEQVVY, encoded by the coding sequence ATGAACAACGGGCCACTGAGCGGCGTGCGAGTCACGGAATTCACTTCGGCCTGGGCGGGGCCCTACGCGACGTGCCTGCTGGGCTTCTTGGGCGCGGAGGTCATCAAGGTAGAGAGCCGCAAGCGGCTCGATCATTCCCGATTCACTTCGTTCACGACGTCGACGACTTTTTCGGGGCCGGACGAATCGCCGGTCTTCAACAATCTGAACCTGAACAAGCTCAGCGTCTGTCTCAACCTGAGCCAACCCAAGGCGGTCGAGATCGCCAAGCGGCTGGCCGGAGCCAGCGACGTCGTAGTCGAGAACATGCGGCCCGGGGTCATCGCGCGGCTGGGTCTGGGCTACGAAGCGGTGAAGGAAGTGAAGGCTGACATCATTTATCTCTCTTCCTCGGCCTGCGGTCAGACCGGTCCCGACCGCGAGAATGTCGGCTACGCCCCCAACTTCGCCGGCGCCGCCGGCCTGTCATACGTCACCGGCTATCCCGACTGGCCGCCGAGTGAATTGTCCGGCGCGGTCGACCTGCGCAGCGCAACCACGGCCGCCTTCGCCATCCTCGTAGCTCTCCTCTACCGGCAACGAACCGGGGAGGGTCAATACATCGATCTCTCGTCGCAGGAGGCCATCGCCATCCTCAACGCCGGCGCGCTGATGGATTTTCTGATGAATCAGCGGGTGCGGACGCGGGCGGGCAACCGGCACGACACCATGGCTCCGCACAACTGCTACCGCTGCCGCGGCCAGGACACTTGGATCAGCATCGCTGTGGCCGATGATCAAGAGTGGCGCGCGCTCTGCGGCGTGATCGGAAGGCCGGAGCTGACACAGGATGAACGGTTCTCCACTGCGGAAGCGCGCTGGAAACACCAGGAGGCGGCGGACCAGATCGTCGGCGAGTGGACCAAGGATCAGAGCGACTACGAAGCGATGCACAAGCTGCAGGCGGCCGGGATTGCGGCAACGCCCTCGCTGAGCAACAAAGCGCTGTTCGAAGATCCCCATCTGAGGGAACGACAGGTCTTCCTGCAGGTCAGCCACCCCGTACTGGGAAAGGACTGGGTGATTGCGCCGCCGTGGCGGCTGTCCGAGACGCCCGCCAGCGTGCGTTCCCGCTCGCCGCTTCTCGGCGAGCACAGTCAGTCCGTGCTTGAAGAGTTGCTGGGTATGTCGCGCGAAGAGATCCGCCGGCTGGAAGAAGAACAGGTCGTCTACTGA
- a CDS encoding GNAT family N-acetyltransferase, whose protein sequence is MFHDEVYGYRTARWTAHVPFQLPILTGESPFARDRMLRPFVARDGGRIVARVVAAIDQRYQRHWNERLGHLLMFEALPDSRDAVRLLMDAACEWLDAKDAVAGRAGMGVLDFPFVIDDHETLPPGFLRQNPAYYQTLLKDAGFETERGFVDYRIAVSPDLIAHWESALDAARHNGFEIVPLEDVPDARRVVEFTALYNDTFKAHWGFTPFTEDEVAGMTEALSPVGMLETSVIAYREGAPVGVLWVTPDTSFLAALAPGRTLRGEEKVNFLGIGVHESARGCGLNLGMAAHAYLEFARRGYTHVSYTLVLDDNWPSRRTAEKLGAQVCANYLAYRRNFRR, encoded by the coding sequence GTGTTTCACGACGAGGTCTATGGCTACCGGACGGCACGGTGGACCGCCCATGTGCCGTTTCAGCTACCGATCCTCACCGGCGAAAGTCCGTTCGCGCGCGACCGGATGCTGCGCCCCTTCGTCGCCCGCGATGGCGGCCGCATCGTCGCCCGCGTGGTGGCGGCGATCGATCAGCGCTACCAGCGGCACTGGAACGAGCGGCTCGGACATCTGCTGATGTTCGAGGCCCTTCCCGACAGCCGCGACGCGGTGCGCCTTCTGATGGATGCCGCGTGCGAGTGGCTCGACGCAAAAGACGCGGTCGCCGGGCGTGCCGGGATGGGCGTGCTCGATTTTCCCTTCGTCATTGACGACCACGAGACGCTGCCGCCCGGCTTCCTGCGCCAGAATCCGGCCTACTACCAAACGCTGCTCAAGGATGCGGGCTTCGAGACCGAGCGTGGCTTCGTGGACTACCGTATCGCGGTATCGCCGGATTTGATCGCCCACTGGGAGAGCGCCCTCGATGCCGCTCGGCACAACGGTTTCGAGATTGTGCCGCTCGAAGACGTGCCGGACGCCCGGCGCGTGGTCGAGTTCACCGCGCTCTACAACGATACCTTCAAGGCGCACTGGGGGTTCACGCCGTTCACGGAGGACGAGGTCGCCGGCATGACGGAGGCACTGTCGCCCGTCGGCATGCTCGAGACGTCGGTCATCGCCTACCGCGAGGGCGCGCCGGTGGGCGTGTTGTGGGTGACGCCAGACACGTCGTTCCTGGCGGCGCTCGCGCCCGGGCGCACGCTGCGCGGGGAGGAGAAGGTCAACTTCCTCGGCATCGGCGTGCACGAGTCCGCGCGCGGGTGCGGACTCAACCTCGGCATGGCGGCGCACGCCTATCTGGAGTTTGCGCGCCGGGGATACACGCACGTGAGCTACACGCTCGTGCTCGACGACAACTGGCCGTCACGCCGGACGGCGGAAAAGCTCGGGGCCCAGGTGTGCGCCAACTACCTCGCCTACAGGCGTAACTTCCGCCGCTGA
- a CDS encoding DUF1343 domain-containing protein has product MRTGLERLLDEPKRWLGGARVGLVANATTVDRRLNHGADLMHRHPDIDLRVLFGPEHGIRGAAQDMVDVGSGRDPVTGLPEVSLYGKTFESLSPTPARLSQIDVLVFDIQDIGARYYTYAATMALCMRAAKPAGVKIVVLDRPNPIGGVQIEGGGLDPGLENFCGLYPVPQRHGLTVGELARLYNDSFGIGCELQVVGCEGWRREQYYEMCDLPWVMPSPNMPTLDTAIVYPGMCLVEGTNLSEGRGTTRPFELFGAPFIDGRALADEIKRYDLPGVLLRPCIIEPTFHKFAGQRCGAVQLHVTDRRTFQTYRTGLAVIVAVKRLWPEAFCWRRERYEFRDDVPAIDLLTGRPSVRQAIDAGENLDVVMPIACGGTEAYNAGRGKALLYD; this is encoded by the coding sequence ATGCGCACCGGACTGGAACGGCTTCTGGATGAGCCGAAGCGATGGTTGGGCGGGGCTCGTGTCGGGCTCGTCGCGAATGCGACGACCGTCGATCGCCGCCTCAACCACGGTGCCGACCTCATGCACCGGCACCCGGACATCGATCTCCGGGTGCTCTTCGGCCCCGAGCACGGCATCCGCGGCGCGGCGCAGGACATGGTCGACGTCGGCAGCGGCCGCGACCCGGTCACCGGCCTGCCGGAGGTGAGCTTGTACGGCAAGACGTTCGAGTCGCTGTCGCCGACCCCCGCGCGCCTGTCGCAGATCGATGTCCTCGTCTTCGATATACAGGATATCGGCGCGCGGTATTACACCTACGCCGCCACCATGGCGCTGTGCATGCGCGCCGCGAAACCGGCCGGAGTGAAAATCGTCGTTCTGGACCGACCGAACCCGATCGGAGGTGTGCAGATCGAAGGCGGGGGACTGGACCCGGGACTCGAGAACTTCTGCGGTCTTTATCCCGTTCCGCAGCGGCACGGGCTCACGGTGGGGGAGCTGGCGCGCCTGTACAACGACAGCTTCGGCATCGGGTGCGAGTTGCAGGTCGTCGGCTGCGAGGGCTGGCGCCGCGAACAGTACTACGAGATGTGCGATCTTCCCTGGGTGATGCCGTCGCCGAACATGCCGACCCTCGACACGGCAATCGTCTATCCCGGTATGTGTCTCGTCGAAGGGACGAATCTGTCCGAGGGCCGCGGCACGACCCGGCCCTTCGAGCTGTTTGGCGCCCCTTTCATCGACGGCCGAGCGCTTGCAGACGAGATCAAGCGATACGATCTTCCGGGCGTGCTCTTGCGCCCTTGCATCATCGAGCCCACCTTCCACAAGTTCGCCGGACAGCGCTGCGGCGCTGTGCAGCTGCACGTCACCGATCGCCGCACGTTTCAAACCTATCGCACGGGCCTCGCCGTCATCGTTGCGGTGAAGCGGCTGTGGCCGGAGGCCTTCTGCTGGCGCCGGGAGCGCTATGAGTTTCGTGACGATGTCCCGGCCATCGATCTCCTGACCGGCCGGCCGTCTGTGCGACAAGCCATCGATGCCGGCGAGAATCTCGATGTGGTAATGCCGATCGCCTGCGGCGGAACCGAAGCCTACAATGCCGGGCGAGGCAAGGCGCTGCTGTACGATTGA